The Nerophis lumbriciformis linkage group LG34, RoL_Nlum_v2.1, whole genome shotgun sequence genome includes a window with the following:
- the LOC133576293 gene encoding ankyrin repeat and SOCS box protein 2-like, protein MASAGVPHTATLDDYSVYGNLSDDELLQLAVERSLADAHAGSTLNTSLQLPDPKVNASDACQISPAQKTAAHYSSPNPPSEKPPDLKNFDGTVSCFMTGYGKKMLAYRSSDGTLVHVAPELQEEEEPLFEAIRVGDVDRVKALIRGSGSNLMLPSKPGWLAIHQAVWYDQEACLRILLSAQPGMVNKRTQRGETPLLLSVNREHLQCAEILLENGANPDLANQERETPLYKACEISNPSLVALLLNHGAAVNTQCFHGCTALQEAALNNNVEICEMLLKAGAKHNLKNVYGITPLFSAAQCGQEDSLRFLVKHGADINSEAADGGTALYEASKNIHVDTVKFLLSQKADANKSGKTSLLPLHIAAQRGSDVVVSMLIPATSKARVRRCGISPLHVAAERNRDDVLETLIAAGFDVNAQLSEERSKLYEDRRSTALYFAVINNNIDNVRMLLQSGADPNLDVFRPLMVAARQGCIEIVTLLVEHGADINACIPTHPTTFPAIYMFSMKYLPLFKYLLDNGGQALSCFHCVYGTGPHPSLQTSRPHRGHLGYPERDNNARRGVQFCEMISAPTISRWAGPIIDILLDYVGNVTLCSRLLEHLDSFEDWAVIKEKAAVPRPLQQLCRVHVVQMVGKRRLMRLPLPGGLIRFLQHQERYVDV, encoded by the exons ATGGCGTCAGCTGGCGTTCCTCACACGGCCACACTGGACGATTACTCTGTGTACGGCAACCTGAGTGACGACGAGCTGCTGCAGCTCGCCGTCGAGCGTAGTCTGGCCGACGCACACGCTGGCTCCACCCTCAACACAAGCCTGCAGCTTCCTGACCCGAAGGTCAACGCGAGTGACGCCTGCCAAATTTCACCTGCGCAGAAAACCGCTGCCCACTACAGTTCGCCAAACCCTCCCAGCGAAAAGCCTCCTGATTT GAAGAACTTTGACGGCACTGTCAGTTGTTTCATGACTGGTTATGGGAAGAAGATGTTGGCTTATCGAAGCTCTGACGGCACTTTGGTCCATGTGGCTCCAGAACTTCAGGA GGAGGAGGAGCCTTTATTTGAAGCCATCCGGGTCGGTGATGTGGATCGAGTGAAAGCTCTAATTAGAGGTTCTGGAAGCAACCTGATGCTGCCCAGTAAACCAGGCTGGCTGGCCATCCATCAGGCTGTCTGGTACGATCAGGAGGCATGTCTGAGAATACTCCTATCag CTCAGCCAGGGATGGTCAACAAACGCACACAACGCGGTGAGACGCCGCTGCTGTTGTCCGTCAACAGGGAGCATCTACAATGTGCTGAAATTCTGCTGGAGAACGGCGCTAATCCTGATTTGGCTAATCAGGAACGCGAGACTCCACTGTATAAAG CCTGCGAGATAAGCAACCCTTCGCTGGTGGCGCTCTTGCTCAATCACGGCGCAGCGGTCAACACTCAGTGCTTTCATGGCTGCACAGCGCTGCAGGAGGCCGCCTTAAACAACAACGTGGAGATCTGCGAGATGCTTCTAAAGGCTGGAGCCAAACACAACCTGAAGAATGTCTACGGGATCACACCTTTGTTCTCGGCTGCTCAGTGTGGACAAGAGGACTCGCTGCGCTTTTTGGTCAAGCACG GTGCAGACATTAACTCTGAAGCTGCCGATGGAGGGACGGCTCTCTATGAAGCTTCTAAAAACATACATGTGGACACCGTGAAGTTTCTTCTTTCCCAGAAAGCAGATGCTAACAAATCAGGAAAAACGAGTCTTTTGCCGCTTCACATCGCCgctcagagaggaagtgacgt CGTGGTGTCCATGTTGATCCCAGCAACCAGCAAGGCGAGAGTCCGCCGCTGCGGCATCAGTCCACTTCATGTCGCAGCTGAACGAAATCGTGACGACGTCCTGGAGACTTTGATCGCAGCCGGTTTTGATGTCAACGCCCAGCTGTCCGAGGAGCGTTCTAAACTGTACGAGGACCGGCGCAGCACGGCGCTCTACTTCGCTGTCATCAACAACAACATTGACAATGTGCGCATGCTGCTGCAGTCCGGTGCTGATCCAAACCTGGACGTGTTCCGGCCGCTCATGGTGGCTGCGAGGCAGGGCTGCATTGAGATTGTCACGCTGCTGGTGGAACACGGCGCTGACATCAACGCCTGCATACCCACCCACCCCACCACCTTCCCCGCCATTTATATGTTCTCCATGAAGTACCTGCCCTTGTTCAAGTACCTGCTGGACAACGGAGGCCAGGCCCTCTCCTGTTTCCACTGTGTGTACGGAACCGGACCACACCCATCGCTCCAAACCAGCAGGCCCCACAGAGGTCACCTGGGCTATCCTGAAAGAGACAACAATGCCAGGAGAGGCGTTCAG TTCTGCGAAATGATCTCCGCCCCCACTATCAGTCGGTGGGCGGGGCCAATCATTGACATCCTTTTGGACTACGTTGGTAATGTGACCCTATGCTCTCGTCTGTTGGAACACCTGGACAGTTTTGAAGACTGGGCGGTCATCAAAGAGAAAGCAG CTGTGCCACGGCCGCTGCAGCAGCTGTGTCGTGTGCACGTCGTACAGATGGTGGGAAAGCGGCGGCTGATGAGGTTACCACTTCCTGGAGGTCTGATTCGGTTTTTGCAACACCAGGAACGTTATGTGGACGTTTAA